AGTTTCCCATTCCATATTATTCTTTTTCGTAAGTAGTGCCGGTTCTTATACCTACGCTGGTTTTCCATGCAATGCTTTCCCTGGCTTTCATAACATACCACGACAATTATAATTGACTTATTGTAGACTAGCTATATTTAAACCAGAGATTACCGTGAGAACCACCAGAAGGATTTCCTTTACTCAAAATTACATTACCTTGGTGATAAACAGGCTTGCCTTTCTCAGTCAGTGTTTCCGTTACGTTGGCATCATCCAAAACCAAATACGGCGGCATTTATCATCATCTGATGTATTACCAAGTATCATTAATGCTTTATATTTAGTGCCATCATTATAAATACACGCGCCACCAAGACCGACACCATCTACCGCATATTGCCTATAATCATCAAAAGTCCAAGAGCCTTTTACTTCAGGCTTATATTTCTCAACATAGCCTTTTGCTCTGTTGGCTTCTCCATGTGCGCGATTAGCCTCCGACGTTGCCTTATTTGCTTCTGCAATAGCTTTCTCTTTGTACGCATGGGCAGTCACCATATGTTGCTCAGCTTTCCCCCTTAATACCTCAGTCTGCTTCTTAATTGAAGTAGTAAAAGTTCTGGCTTCACTTAAAGTTTGCTCTGTGTCAATTTTTAGTTGATTAGTTGAAGCTTTGACATGCTCGGTTTTTTCTCTTCCGCTTTTTGCGAGGTCCGCTTCTGCGCGCGCTGTAGGAATATATTGCGAGTTCATGAAGCCTAGATTCACAACATCGTTATTTTCAATTGGATTAGCGACATTTCTAATTCGTCTATTTAACGCGTCAAAGTAACCGTCCTCTTTCATCTTCAGTAAACCCTCCGAATAATC
This genomic interval from Spartinivicinus ruber contains the following:
- a CDS encoding phage tail fiber domain-containing protein, which codes for MVRVKRDTPLHERAVDFGDGAILSEAILDKANEQLFYVAQEVLDYSEGLLKMKEDGYFDALNRRIRNVANPIENNDVVNLGFMNSQYIPTARAEADLAKSGREKTEHVKASTNQLKIDTEQTLSEARTFTTSIKKQTEVLRGKAEQHMVTAHAYKEKAIAEANKATSEANRAHGEANRAKGYVEKYKPEVKGSWTFDDYRQYAVDGVGLGGACIYNDGTKYKALMILGNTSDDDKCRRIWFWMMPT